Proteins encoded by one window of Blautia luti:
- a CDS encoding glycosyltransferase family 2 protein yields MPEVSVIIPNFNGMAYLDGVLSGLECQTVKDFEVILVDNGSRDGSCAFVAASYPWVHLIELPENFGFCRAVNEGIKASRSPYVLLLNNDIEVTDNFIEEMTAAISQHTNAFSCAARMIQFHDRDKLDDAGNYYCALGWAYARGKGKDIRTYEKEEKIFASCAGAAIYRRKIFDKIGYFDEEHFAYLEDMDVGYRARINGYENWYAPKAMVYHVGSGTSGSRYNQFKIRYSSRNNIYLIYKNMPLVQIILNLPFLIVGFGIKILFFTLKGFGREYIAGIKNGFQISRRDRKVVFHFKNLPHYLRIQLELWVNMFRRLKG; encoded by the coding sequence ATGCCTGAAGTATCAGTGATAATTCCTAATTTCAACGGGATGGCATATCTGGACGGAGTTCTTTCCGGCCTGGAATGCCAGACTGTAAAGGACTTCGAGGTGATCCTGGTGGACAATGGTTCCAGGGACGGTAGCTGTGCGTTTGTAGCTGCGTCCTATCCATGGGTACATCTGATCGAACTGCCGGAGAACTTCGGTTTCTGCAGAGCAGTCAATGAGGGGATAAAGGCCTCCCGTTCACCCTATGTTCTGTTATTGAACAATGACATAGAAGTTACAGACAATTTTATAGAAGAGATGACAGCGGCCATCAGCCAGCACACAAATGCGTTTTCCTGTGCAGCCAGAATGATCCAGTTCCATGACAGGGACAAACTGGATGATGCGGGAAATTATTACTGTGCACTGGGATGGGCTTACGCCAGAGGCAAGGGCAAAGATATCCGGACCTATGAGAAAGAGGAGAAGATTTTTGCATCCTGTGCAGGTGCTGCCATATACAGACGTAAGATCTTCGACAAGATCGGTTATTTTGACGAGGAACATTTCGCTTATCTGGAGGATATGGATGTAGGTTACAGAGCCCGGATCAATGGATATGAGAACTGGTATGCACCGAAAGCCATGGTCTATCATGTGGGAAGCGGCACCAGCGGTTCCAGATACAATCAGTTTAAGATTCGCTACTCATCCAGAAACAATATTTACCTGATCTATAAGAACATGCCTCTTGTGCAGATCATCCTGAACCTTCCCTTCCTGATTGTGGGATTCGGGATCAAGATCCTGTTTTTTACCCTGAAAGGATTCGGAAGAGAGTATATTGCAGGGATCAAAAACGGCTTCCAGATCAGCAGACGGGACAGAAAAGTTGTATTTCACTTTAAGAATCTTCCTCATTATTTGAGAATACAGTTAGAACTCTGGGTAAATATGTTCAGACGCCTTAAGGGATAA
- a CDS encoding undecaprenyl-phosphate glucose phosphotransferase yields the protein MLKDNEKNFSRLHMIVDGIVLVLSYFLAWMIRFVGPMAATAVRTRSFRQYMLMLVFIVPVYLLLYQAFTLYTPMRMQGRRLVLANIVKANSLGLLILMFTFYMVNEGDYSRSTYIMFYVINIVLQWGARMLIFGLLKDMREKGMNQRQLICVGYSRAAEEYIDRVLANPQWGYVIRGILDDNVPAGTMYKGIKVLGRIANLNVILPENKLDEIAITLGLSEYYRLEEIVALCEKSGVHTKFIPDYNKIIPTKPYTEDILGLPVINIRYVPLNNTFNAMIKRAMDIVGSICGIIVTSPLMLLMCLLIKLTSPGPLIYKQERVGLHNRTFRMYKFRSMEIQPESEEKKAWTVKNDPRVTGIGKFMRHTSIDELPQLFNILKGDMSLVGPRPERPFFVEKFREEIPRYMVKHQVRPGLTGWAQVNGYRGDTSIRKRIECDLYYIENWSIGFDVKIIFLTFFKGFINKNAY from the coding sequence TTGCTAAAGGACAATGAAAAGAATTTCAGTCGTCTCCATATGATTGTCGATGGAATTGTACTTGTGTTATCTTATTTCCTCGCATGGATGATACGTTTCGTGGGTCCTATGGCAGCTACTGCCGTAAGGACCAGAAGTTTCAGGCAGTATATGCTGATGCTGGTATTTATCGTACCGGTATATCTGCTGCTGTATCAGGCATTTACGCTGTATACTCCTATGCGGATGCAGGGACGCCGGCTTGTTTTGGCTAACATTGTGAAGGCCAATTCGCTGGGGCTCCTCATTCTCATGTTTACATTCTATATGGTGAATGAAGGAGATTATTCCCGTTCTACCTATATTATGTTCTATGTGATCAATATCGTGCTCCAATGGGGGGCGCGGATGCTGATCTTTGGCCTTCTCAAGGATATGCGGGAGAAGGGGATGAACCAGAGACAGCTGATCTGTGTAGGTTACAGCCGTGCTGCAGAGGAATATATTGACCGCGTGCTGGCGAATCCCCAGTGGGGATACGTGATCCGCGGGATACTGGATGACAATGTTCCGGCAGGAACCATGTACAAAGGGATCAAGGTACTTGGCAGGATCGCCAATCTGAATGTGATCCTTCCGGAGAACAAACTGGATGAGATTGCGATCACACTTGGTCTGAGTGAATACTATCGTCTGGAAGAGATCGTGGCACTCTGTGAGAAATCGGGAGTACACACGAAATTTATTCCGGATTATAATAAGATCATTCCCACCAAGCCTTATACAGAGGATATTCTGGGGCTTCCGGTCATCAATATCCGGTATGTACCTCTGAATAATACATTTAATGCAATGATAAAGCGTGCCATGGATATCGTGGGCTCCATATGTGGCATTATTGTAACATCTCCACTGATGCTGCTGATGTGCCTGCTGATCAAGTTGACATCGCCGGGACCGCTGATCTATAAGCAGGAGAGGGTAGGACTTCATAACCGGACTTTCCGCATGTATAAGTTCCGTTCCATGGAAATACAGCCGGAATCCGAAGAGAAGAAGGCATGGACAGTGAAAAATGATCCCAGGGTGACCGGGATCGGTAAATTTATGCGGCATACCAGCATAGACGAACTTCCACAGCTGTTCAATATACTGAAAGGCGATATGAGCCTTGTGGGACCCAGACCGGAACGCCCGTTTTTCGTGGAGAAATTCCGGGAAGAAATTCCAAGATACATGGTGAAGCACCAGGTACGTCCGGGACTGACCGGATGGGCGCAGGTAAATGGCTACCGCGGAGACACATCCATCAGGAAGCGTATCGAGTGTGACCTGTATTATATAGAGAACTGGAGCATTGGATTTGATGTGAAGATCATATTCCTCACATTTTTCAAGGGCTTTATAAACAAAAACGCATATTAA
- a CDS encoding LCP family protein has product MARPGKKRKVLFVLEIIVLLLFIGGLYVYGQISSRLDKIKQPELKKEEIVVNQEAPKMTGYKTYVLFGIDSRGEGSKFSAQNSDTMIIVSVNNDTKEVKMASVYRDTLLNIGNDTYTKANAAYAYGGPEQAITMLNTNLDLDISDYATADFSALVEVVDDLGGLEIPLSYAEIEHMNNYCVETSELTGKSYTPIEKPDPAPEDQEATVDTYHLNGVQVTSYCRIRYTASLDMGRTERQRRVLGMLFDKAKTAGLSSIFKIMDDVFPMVQTSLSKQDILGLLPTLIGYKFTDSTGFPSKFKFSNIKGSIIVPTDLESTVIELHKFLYNDENYTPSSEVKARSAKIIEIVGGESSLDDAAKTQSDDTTNTTDTFVWSADTSTDDTDYSYDNSGSDYDYDYDNSGSDYDYDNDGGGYDDTTGGDYSNDDGGYDDTTGGDTTGGDDTTGGDDNGGGDDYSYDDNTGESDFSDGDTDSGMTESEE; this is encoded by the coding sequence ATGGCTAGACCAGGAAAAAAGAGAAAAGTACTGTTTGTACTGGAAATCATCGTGCTGTTGCTTTTTATCGGCGGTCTGTACGTATATGGACAGATCTCATCACGACTGGATAAGATCAAACAGCCGGAACTGAAGAAAGAAGAAATCGTTGTAAATCAGGAAGCTCCGAAAATGACAGGCTACAAGACATATGTACTTTTCGGTATTGACAGTCGTGGAGAAGGTTCTAAATTTTCAGCACAGAACAGCGATACCATGATCATAGTCAGTGTAAACAATGACACGAAAGAAGTAAAAATGGCTTCTGTCTACAGAGATACACTGCTGAATATAGGAAATGATACGTATACCAAGGCAAATGCTGCCTACGCATACGGCGGACCGGAACAGGCGATCACCATGCTGAATACGAACCTGGACCTGGATATTTCCGATTATGCCACAGCGGATTTCTCAGCACTGGTAGAAGTGGTAGATGACCTGGGCGGCCTGGAGATTCCGTTATCCTATGCAGAAATCGAGCATATGAACAACTACTGTGTAGAGACTTCAGAACTGACGGGAAAGAGCTACACACCGATCGAGAAACCAGATCCGGCTCCGGAAGATCAGGAGGCAACAGTTGATACTTACCATCTGAACGGTGTACAGGTAACATCCTACTGCCGTATCCGTTATACAGCAAGTCTGGATATGGGACGTACAGAACGTCAGAGACGAGTACTGGGAATGCTCTTTGATAAGGCAAAGACAGCAGGCCTTTCTTCCATCTTCAAGATCATGGATGATGTATTCCCGATGGTACAGACTTCCCTTTCCAAACAGGATATCCTGGGCCTTCTGCCTACACTGATCGGATATAAATTTACAGACAGCACCGGTTTTCCGTCCAAGTTCAAATTCTCCAATATCAAGGGAAGCATTATCGTTCCTACAGATCTGGAGAGTACAGTTATCGAACTTCATAAGTTCTTATACAATGATGAGAATTATACCCCGTCCTCAGAGGTAAAAGCTCGCAGCGCGAAGATTATTGAGATTGTAGGTGGCGAGAGTTCTCTGGACGATGCAGCGAAGACACAGTCTGATGATACCACCAACACGACTGATACATTTGTATGGTCAGCTGACACATCCACAGATGATACAGATTACAGTTATGATAATTCTGGTAGTGATTATGATTATGACTACGATAACAGCGGCAGTGATTACGATTATGATAATGACGGCGGTGGTTATGATGATACTACCGGTGGTGACTATAGTAACGATGACGGTGGTTATGATGATACTACCGGTGGTGACACTACCGGCGGAGATGATACTACAGGTGGTGATGATAACGGCGGCGGTGACGACTACAGTTATGATGATAATACCGGAGAAAGTGATTTCTCAGATGGAGACACAGATTCCGGAATGACTGAATCAGAAGAATAA
- a CDS encoding glycosyltransferase family 2 protein, translating to MEKKTVDVIIPVYRPGKEFGELLRRLEKQEHRPEKILVMNTGRENWNEEWEKCPILEVHHLEQKDFDHGGTRKTGAVLSDADILVFMTQDALPADKKLIGNLIRPLEEEKTGAAYARQLPKEDCRFLECYTRSFNYPSESHIRTAADIPSCGIKTYFCSNVCAAYDREVYEKLGGFVDHAIFNEDMIYAGNLVKKGYAIAYAADAKVYHSHNYSALQQFHRNFDLGVSQAEHPEIFANVPSEGEGIRLVKKSLAYLVKTGHIWLIPQLVIQSGAKYAGYFLGKRYWKLPHRLVMACTMSPWYWKQK from the coding sequence ATGGAGAAAAAAACAGTAGATGTGATCATTCCTGTGTACCGTCCGGGAAAAGAATTCGGAGAGCTTCTGCGCAGGCTGGAGAAACAGGAGCACAGACCGGAGAAGATCCTGGTTATGAATACAGGCAGGGAGAACTGGAATGAGGAGTGGGAGAAGTGCCCGATCCTGGAAGTCCACCATCTGGAACAGAAGGATTTCGACCATGGCGGAACCAGGAAGACCGGCGCAGTACTTTCTGATGCAGATATTCTGGTATTCATGACTCAGGATGCACTTCCTGCAGATAAGAAACTGATCGGAAATCTGATCCGGCCGCTGGAAGAGGAAAAGACAGGCGCAGCCTATGCCAGACAGCTTCCGAAAGAAGACTGCCGCTTTCTGGAATGCTATACCCGCAGTTTCAATTATCCGTCAGAATCCCATATACGGACTGCTGCGGATATTCCTTCCTGTGGGATCAAGACATACTTCTGTTCCAATGTGTGTGCGGCCTATGACAGGGAAGTGTATGAGAAACTGGGGGGATTTGTGGATCATGCGATCTTTAATGAAGACATGATCTATGCCGGAAATCTGGTCAAAAAGGGATATGCCATTGCCTATGCAGCAGATGCGAAGGTATACCATTCCCACAATTATTCTGCGTTGCAGCAGTTTCACAGAAATTTTGACCTGGGTGTCTCTCAGGCAGAGCATCCGGAGATCTTTGCCAATGTACCATCTGAAGGAGAAGGAATCCGTCTGGTGAAAAAGAGTCTGGCCTATCTGGTAAAGACCGGCCATATCTGGCTGATCCCTCAGCTTGTGATCCAGAGCGGCGCCAAATATGCGGGCTATTTCCTGGGCAAAAGATACTGGAAACTTCCACACAGGCTGGTAATGGCATGCACCATGAGTCCGTGGTACTGGAAGCAGAAATAA
- a CDS encoding S1C family serine protease, which produces MNDERNWDGGQDDSGHQPPRYEHYQFHEEHKETLITPGPSEHKKNQNSFQKKVGTTVALAVIFGLVASVVFQALNFTADKYLKTKTGTTQIGTTESVFLQEASSQESESDQTAADTASGNGTVVAVAQASMPSVVAITTVSVQEIPSFFGYGSRQYKSAASGSGIIVGDNDDELLIATNNHVVEGATTLSVCFIGDDVANAETETVNAGDSGDLNLEDAVSAKIKGTDADNDLAVVAVRKSDIPEDTLNQIKIAQIGSSDDLVVGQQVVAIGNALGYGQSVTSGWVSALNRTISTEDGTNSTGLIQTDAAINPGNSGGALLNMKGELIGINSAKYADSSVEGMGYAIPISKAKPILEDLMNRETREKVDTSEKGYLGVVLSNLTTEAIQMYNIPSGAFVRGVDQDSPAENGGICKGDIIVKFDGQKVSDGDDLLDKLQYYKSGETIEAVVARADNGEYKESTVEVTLGTRPDNN; this is translated from the coding sequence ATGAATGATGAGAGAAACTGGGACGGAGGCCAGGATGATTCCGGACACCAGCCGCCCAGATATGAGCATTATCAGTTCCATGAGGAACATAAAGAAACATTGATCACACCCGGTCCCTCCGAGCATAAAAAGAACCAGAATTCTTTTCAGAAGAAAGTGGGAACGACGGTAGCGCTGGCTGTTATTTTCGGTCTGGTGGCATCTGTCGTATTTCAGGCGCTGAATTTCACAGCGGATAAATATTTGAAGACGAAAACAGGAACTACACAGATTGGAACTACAGAGAGTGTATTTTTGCAGGAGGCGTCATCCCAGGAGAGCGAATCTGACCAGACTGCGGCTGATACTGCCTCCGGGAATGGAACGGTGGTAGCTGTAGCGCAGGCTTCCATGCCGTCTGTAGTAGCGATAACCACTGTAAGCGTCCAGGAGATCCCAAGCTTTTTCGGATATGGATCCAGACAGTATAAGAGTGCTGCCAGCGGTTCCGGTATCATTGTAGGTGATAATGATGATGAGCTGCTGATTGCTACCAATAATCATGTTGTGGAAGGTGCGACTACTTTAAGTGTTTGTTTTATCGGAGATGACGTGGCCAACGCAGAGACAGAGACGGTCAATGCAGGAGACAGCGGGGATTTAAATCTGGAGGATGCAGTAAGTGCGAAGATCAAGGGCACAGATGCAGACAATGACCTGGCTGTTGTGGCAGTCCGGAAGTCTGATATCCCGGAGGATACCCTGAACCAGATTAAGATCGCACAGATCGGAAGTTCAGATGACCTGGTAGTAGGACAGCAGGTGGTTGCCATTGGTAATGCACTTGGGTACGGACAGTCTGTTACTTCTGGATGGGTCAGTGCGCTGAACAGAACCATTTCCACAGAGGATGGAACGAACAGTACAGGACTGATCCAGACAGATGCAGCGATCAATCCTGGAAACAGCGGCGGTGCACTCCTGAATATGAAGGGTGAGCTGATCGGCATTAATTCAGCCAAATATGCGGACAGCTCAGTAGAAGGTATGGGCTATGCGATCCCCATCTCCAAGGCGAAACCGATCCTGGAGGATCTGATGAACCGTGAGACCAGGGAGAAAGTAGATACTAGCGAGAAAGGATATCTGGGAGTTGTACTTTCTAATCTGACGACAGAAGCTATTCAGATGTATAACATCCCGTCAGGAGCCTTCGTCAGGGGCGTAGATCAGGATTCCCCTGCAGAGAATGGAGGAATCTGTAAGGGTGATATCATCGTGAAATTCGACGGTCAGAAAGTCAGTGACGGAGATGATCTGCTGGATAAGCTCCAGTATTATAAATCCGGGGAGACTATTGAAGCAGTGGTTGCCAGGGCGGATAACGGTGAATATAAAGAGAGCACAGTGGAAGTTACTCTTGGCACCAGACCGGATAATAATTAG